The following are encoded in a window of Thermus thermamylovorans genomic DNA:
- a CDS encoding sulfurtransferase, with the protein MELPQDAVLVDTRPRATYEAGHLPRARHLDLSAPRLRLREEAELQALEAGLTELFQELGLRSPVVLYDEGLTSRLCRTAFFLGLGGLEVALWTEGWEPHATEREEASPPRSQTVARLRRDWLLTADEAARHSLLLDVRSPEEFQGKVHPPCCPRGGRIPGARNAPLELFLEPGEVLGRLGLEPGQEVGLYCHSGSRSAVAFFVLRSLGVRARNYLGSMHEWLGEGLPTEP; encoded by the coding sequence ATGGAGCTTCCCCAAGACGCGGTCCTGGTGGACACCCGGCCCAGGGCCACCTACGAGGCCGGGCACCTGCCCAGGGCCCGCCACCTGGACCTCTCCGCCCCCCGGCTGCGCCTGCGGGAAGAGGCGGAGCTCCAGGCCCTGGAAGCCGGACTCACCGAGCTCTTCCAGGAGCTTGGGCTCCGGAGCCCGGTAGTCCTCTACGACGAGGGCCTCACCAGCCGCCTCTGCCGCACCGCCTTCTTCCTGGGCCTGGGGGGGCTGGAGGTGGCCCTCTGGACCGAGGGCTGGGAGCCCCACGCCACGGAAAGGGAGGAGGCCAGCCCTCCCCGCTCCCAAACCGTGGCCCGCCTACGGCGGGACTGGCTCCTCACCGCCGACGAGGCGGCCCGCCATTCCCTTCTCCTGGACGTGCGCAGCCCCGAGGAGTTCCAGGGCAAGGTCCACCCCCCCTGTTGCCCCCGGGGCGGGCGGATCCCCGGGGCGAGGAACGCTCCCTTGGAGCTCTTCTTGGAACCAGGGGAGGTGCTGGGGCGGCTGGGGCTGGAGCCGGGGCAGGAGGTGGGCCTTTACTGCCACTCGGGTTCCCGGAGCGCGGTGGCCTTCTTCGTCCTCCGGAGCCTGGGGGTAAGGGCCCGGAACTACCTGGGCTCCATGCACGAGTGGCTGGGGGAGGGCCTGCCCACCGAACCATGA